One Micromonospora craniellae genomic region harbors:
- a CDS encoding homocysteine S-methyltransferase family protein, with protein sequence MSAFSTGGAPLVLDGGLATELQRARLPYQAPWWGTAALLADSRRRVLRDVHERFLTAGAQVLTANTLRCNLRALRRAGLEDAGLGWMVHAAVGVALAARNAAGAPSTRIAASMAPVEDCYRPDLVPADDELREEHRWLAVELVRAGVELVLVETMNTAREARIAVEQVREVGVRAWAGFVCDDQGRLLSGDSLVDAARAVRAAGAEVVLVNCTGPEATERCLRALRDADDGPIGAYPNLEDRRDGAPGPRPLLDPAEFGDLVARWAVEYRLAVAGGCCGASPAHIAALAARLNTPVAAVD encoded by the coding sequence ATGTCCGCATTCTCGACCGGCGGCGCCCCGTTGGTGCTCGACGGAGGACTCGCCACCGAGTTGCAGCGCGCCAGGCTGCCGTACCAGGCCCCGTGGTGGGGCACCGCGGCGCTGCTGGCGGACAGCCGGCGGCGCGTGCTGCGCGACGTCCACGAGCGGTTCCTAACCGCCGGGGCGCAGGTGCTCACCGCGAACACGCTGCGCTGCAACCTGCGGGCGCTGCGCCGCGCCGGGCTGGAGGACGCCGGCCTCGGCTGGATGGTGCACGCGGCCGTCGGCGTCGCGCTCGCCGCCCGCAACGCGGCCGGCGCGCCCAGCACCCGGATCGCCGCGTCGATGGCTCCGGTCGAGGACTGCTACCGGCCGGACCTGGTGCCGGCCGACGACGAGCTGCGCGAGGAGCACCGCTGGCTGGCGGTGGAGCTGGTCCGGGCCGGGGTGGAGCTGGTGCTGGTGGAGACCATGAACACCGCACGCGAGGCACGGATCGCGGTGGAGCAGGTACGCGAGGTGGGCGTCCGGGCCTGGGCCGGCTTCGTCTGCGACGACCAGGGCCGGCTGCTGTCCGGCGACTCCCTGGTGGACGCCGCCCGCGCGGTACGCGCCGCCGGGGCCGAGGTGGTGCTGGTCAACTGCACCGGGCCGGAGGCGACCGAGCGGTGCCTGCGCGCGCTGCGCGACGCCGACGACGGCCCGATCGGCGCGTACCCGAACCTGGAGGACCGCCGCGACGGCGCGCCCGGGCCGCGACCGCTGCTCGACCCGGCGGAGTTCGGCGACCTGGTCGCCCGCTGGGCGGTGGAGTACCGGCTCGCCGTGGCCGGCGGGTGCTGCGGCGCGTCGCCGGCGCACATCGCCGCGCTGGCGGCCCGGCTGAACACCCCGGTGGCGGCCGTCGACTGA
- a CDS encoding DUF885 domain-containing protein translates to MNPLVRDYLLLGLRLGRLVDGLVDCYYGDPALRDQVAAEPPADPRELSRQAGRTLAAVADSDLEPARRRHLTAQLAALRAVADRVAGTPMSFRDEVRAYFDVEVTRAEPERYAAVHDEIDALLPGPGPLVDRVEEFYRRNTVPPERLHRCVQAVSDALRERTRDRFGLPATERVEYTVVRDAPWNAYNRYLGGFRSAVALNAASGRSVAALPIIVAHESYPGHHTEHCLKEAGLVRDGGQDEHTIALVDTPRCLVTEGLAEAAVDAVLGPGWGEWTARILAGEGVHVEGERVERMRGLVVRLLPARVDAALLLHDEGGDRAQALAYLRRWMLLPPERAEQMVTFLADSLWRAYSVTYSEGGRLVDSWLAAREPGTSLADRFTTLLREPLLPSQLRADVARTALAPT, encoded by the coding sequence GTGAACCCCCTGGTACGCGACTACCTGTTGCTCGGCCTGCGCCTGGGCCGGCTGGTGGACGGGCTCGTCGACTGCTACTACGGTGACCCGGCGCTGCGCGACCAGGTCGCCGCCGAACCGCCGGCCGACCCCCGGGAGCTGTCCCGCCAGGCCGGCCGGACACTCGCCGCCGTCGCCGACAGCGACCTCGAACCGGCCCGCCGCCGGCACCTCACCGCCCAGCTCGCCGCGCTGCGCGCGGTCGCCGACCGGGTCGCCGGCACGCCGATGTCCTTCCGCGACGAGGTGCGCGCCTACTTCGACGTCGAAGTGACCCGCGCCGAGCCGGAGCGGTACGCGGCGGTGCACGACGAGATTGACGCGCTGCTGCCCGGACCGGGGCCGCTGGTGGACCGGGTGGAGGAGTTCTACCGGCGCAACACCGTCCCCCCGGAGCGGCTGCACCGCTGCGTGCAGGCGGTCTCCGACGCGCTGCGCGAGCGCACCCGGGACCGGTTCGGCCTGCCTGCGACCGAACGCGTCGAGTACACGGTGGTCCGGGACGCGCCGTGGAACGCGTACAACCGCTACCTGGGCGGCTTCCGCTCCGCGGTGGCGCTGAACGCGGCCAGCGGCCGGTCGGTGGCCGCGCTGCCGATCATCGTGGCGCACGAGTCGTACCCCGGCCACCACACCGAGCACTGTCTGAAGGAGGCCGGCCTGGTCCGCGACGGCGGCCAGGACGAGCACACCATCGCCCTGGTCGACACGCCCCGCTGCCTGGTCACCGAGGGCCTGGCCGAGGCGGCGGTGGACGCGGTGCTCGGCCCCGGCTGGGGGGAGTGGACCGCGCGCATCCTCGCCGGGGAGGGTGTCCACGTCGAGGGCGAGCGGGTCGAACGGATGCGCGGCCTGGTCGTCCGCCTCCTGCCGGCCCGGGTGGACGCCGCCCTGCTCCTGCACGACGAGGGCGGCGACCGGGCGCAGGCGCTGGCGTACCTGCGGCGGTGGATGCTGCTGCCGCCCGAGCGCGCCGAGCAGATGGTCACGTTCCTCGCCGACTCGCTGTGGCGCGCGTACTCGGTCACGTACTCCGAGGGAGGCCGGCTGGTCGACTCCTGGCTGGCCGCCCGCGAGCCCGGCACCAGCCTCGCCGACCGCTTCACCACGCTGCTGCGGGAGCCGCTGCTGCCGTCGCAGCTGCGGGCCGACGTGGCGCGGACCGCGCTCGCGCCCACCTGA
- a CDS encoding trans-sulfuration enzyme family protein yields the protein MRFDTRLVHVGQQPVPGTGDVVPPIHLSTTYDRTAQDPPRYFYVRGEQPNREALEECLAALEDARHATVYTSGQAAATTALSLVPPGRLVLASDDVYGGTHQLLAAAAERGVTVRQVDLADPAERDRALGECGPELAMVWLETPTNPLLKVADIAAVSDLAHRHGALVVVDNTLAGPVLQRPLAHGADVTLYSTTKSVAGHLDVLGGALVYQDEELHRRFLAYRTVAGNAPGGFDCYLTHRGLKTLSLRTARQVENTRAVVAALLAEPSVARVSYPGLPAHPQHAVAARQMTAPGALAAFEYRGDPAKLLDRVRLFTAAVSLGGVRSLIECPALMTHRPVPPEVRRRLGLTDRLIRISPGIEDPADLVEDLVTALRDGA from the coding sequence ATGAGGTTCGACACCCGGCTGGTGCACGTCGGCCAGCAACCCGTGCCCGGCACCGGCGACGTGGTGCCGCCGATCCACCTCAGCACCACCTACGACCGCACCGCCCAGGACCCGCCGCGCTACTTCTACGTTCGGGGCGAGCAACCCAACCGGGAGGCGCTGGAGGAGTGCCTCGCCGCGCTTGAGGACGCCCGGCACGCGACCGTCTACACCAGCGGGCAGGCCGCCGCGACCACGGCGCTGTCGCTGGTGCCGCCTGGCCGGCTGGTGCTCGCCTCCGACGACGTGTACGGCGGCACCCACCAACTGCTCGCCGCCGCCGCCGAGCGCGGCGTGACGGTACGGCAGGTAGACCTCGCCGACCCGGCCGAGCGGGACCGCGCGCTCGGCGAGTGCGGGCCGGAACTGGCCATGGTGTGGCTGGAGACGCCCACCAACCCACTGCTCAAGGTCGCCGACATCGCCGCGGTGTCCGACCTCGCGCACCGGCACGGCGCGCTCGTCGTGGTGGACAACACGCTCGCCGGGCCGGTGCTGCAACGACCGCTCGCGCACGGCGCGGACGTCACGCTCTACAGCACCACCAAGTCCGTCGCCGGTCACCTCGACGTGCTCGGCGGCGCGCTCGTCTACCAGGACGAGGAGCTGCACCGGCGGTTCCTGGCGTACCGCACGGTGGCCGGCAACGCCCCCGGCGGCTTCGACTGCTACCTCACCCACCGGGGCCTGAAGACGCTGTCGCTGCGCACCGCCCGGCAGGTGGAGAACACCCGCGCGGTGGTGGCGGCGTTGCTGGCCGAGCCGAGCGTGGCCCGGGTGAGCTATCCGGGCCTGCCCGCGCATCCGCAGCACGCGGTGGCGGCCCGGCAGATGACCGCGCCCGGCGCGCTCGCCGCCTTCGAGTACCGCGGCGACCCGGCCAAGCTGCTCGACCGGGTACGCCTGTTCACCGCCGCGGTCAGCCTCGGCGGCGTCCGTTCCCTGATCGAGTGCCCGGCGCTGATGACCCACCGCCCGGTGCCGCCCGAGGTGCGCCGGCGACTCGGGCTGACCGACCGGCTGATCCGGATCTCACCCGGCATCGAAGACCCGGCCGACCTGGTCGAGGACCTGGTCACCGCGCTGCGCGACGGCGCCTGA
- a CDS encoding ABC transporter substrate-binding protein, producing the protein MNCGQPRYGGILRLYGPGSMDHLDPACAYYMLGGQIIRLFARQLFTYRPVADLRDPSAVTPVPDVAEAVPTVDNGGISADHTRYTIRLRPGVYWDTDPPREVTARDFVRGFKRMTNPVLRAGGIGYFTSTIRGMAEYCDAYDAAITSAEPTAAELAAFQNSHEIAGIRAVDDRTIVFDLIRPAVDFLHILALHVASAAPVEYDEVLPDSAEFRRRVRSNGPYRVTHYVHGESVRLARNPVWRKASDPVRQQYLDGVAVTMEVATPQQVGEVIDSGRADLSWASPITEPYDVPPTDPGNDLGYALNPYLVFNLLSPNADRAMSKLKVRQAVAYAINKAAIAEIYHDLEAGTVMLPGHTAIPPGNDGHVDFNLYPTPGDRGDPERCRALLAEAGYPDGLTLTAVHRDVDANPEVARSYATDLEKGGISVRLVALGHAEYYQFLRDPANARAGAWDISAPSWTPDWFGPNGRTYVQPMFQTNTSRGTSNYGGYSNPEVDRLIEKALGATDRARATELWHQVDVHVMRDAAIVPILVHAPTIPHRKGRRVRNAIAMPTVDRWFDLSNLWLEESA; encoded by the coding sequence ATGAACTGTGGCCAGCCCCGGTACGGGGGAATCCTGCGGCTCTACGGGCCCGGCAGCATGGACCATCTCGATCCAGCCTGCGCCTACTACATGCTCGGCGGGCAGATCATCCGGCTGTTCGCCCGGCAGCTCTTCACCTACCGGCCGGTGGCCGACCTGCGCGACCCGTCGGCCGTCACGCCCGTGCCCGACGTGGCCGAGGCGGTGCCGACAGTGGACAACGGCGGCATCAGCGCCGACCATACCCGTTACACGATCCGGCTGCGCCCCGGCGTGTACTGGGACACCGACCCGCCGCGCGAGGTGACCGCCAGGGACTTCGTACGCGGCTTCAAGCGGATGACCAACCCGGTGCTGCGGGCCGGCGGGATCGGCTACTTCACCAGCACCATCCGTGGGATGGCCGAGTACTGCGACGCGTACGACGCCGCGATTACTTCGGCCGAGCCGACCGCCGCCGAGCTGGCCGCGTTCCAGAACAGCCACGAGATCGCCGGGATACGGGCCGTCGACGACCGGACGATCGTGTTCGACCTGATCCGCCCGGCGGTGGACTTCCTGCACATCCTGGCGCTGCACGTCGCCTCCGCCGCCCCGGTCGAGTACGACGAGGTGCTGCCGGACAGCGCGGAGTTCCGGCGGCGGGTGCGCTCCAACGGGCCGTACCGGGTCACCCACTACGTGCACGGCGAGTCGGTGCGGCTGGCGCGCAACCCGGTGTGGCGCAAAGCGTCCGACCCGGTGCGCCAGCAGTACCTGGACGGCGTCGCGGTGACCATGGAGGTCGCCACTCCGCAGCAGGTGGGGGAGGTGATCGACAGCGGGCGCGCCGACCTGTCCTGGGCGTCACCGATCACCGAGCCGTACGACGTGCCGCCCACCGACCCGGGCAACGACCTCGGCTACGCGCTCAACCCGTACCTGGTGTTCAACCTGCTCAGCCCGAACGCCGACCGGGCGATGAGCAAGCTCAAGGTGCGCCAGGCCGTCGCGTATGCGATCAACAAGGCCGCGATCGCCGAGATCTACCACGACCTGGAGGCCGGGACGGTGATGCTGCCCGGCCACACGGCGATCCCGCCGGGCAACGACGGGCACGTCGACTTCAACCTGTACCCGACGCCCGGCGACCGGGGCGACCCGGAGCGCTGCCGGGCGCTGCTGGCCGAGGCGGGCTACCCGGACGGGCTCACGCTCACCGCCGTGCACCGGGACGTGGACGCCAACCCGGAGGTGGCCCGCTCCTACGCCACCGACCTGGAGAAGGGCGGCATCAGCGTGCGCCTGGTCGCGCTCGGCCACGCCGAGTACTACCAGTTCCTGCGCGACCCGGCCAACGCCCGCGCTGGCGCCTGGGACATCTCCGCGCCGTCCTGGACGCCCGACTGGTTCGGCCCGAACGGCCGCACATACGTCCAGCCGATGTTCCAGACGAACACGTCCCGCGGCACCAGCAACTACGGCGGATACAGCAACCCGGAGGTCGACCGGCTGATCGAGAAGGCGCTCGGCGCCACCGACCGGGCCCGCGCCACCGAGCTGTGGCACCAGGTCGACGTGCACGTCATGCGGGACGCCGCGATCGTGCCGATCCTCGTGCACGCCCCGACCATCCCGCACCGCAAGGGCCGGCGGGTCCGCAACGCCATCGCCATGCCCACGGTGGACCGCTGGTTCGACCTGTCCAACCTCTGGCTGGAGGAGTCCGCATGA
- a CDS encoding aminotransferase class V-fold PLP-dependent enzyme, whose translation MHVSATDDPAITTASRTGGPTAPADPLRTASFAELRSLFAREPDAVHLNTGTIGVMPYEVLDVNDRVTREWNGGLRNVYPPGMYPEHRAAIGRAFGVDQDEMVICHNATEGVARVINGLDLHEGDEVITTSHECYSVLSNFNLLRNRHRITLTVLTPPVGPDVTAEEIVDMFARAITPRTKVLAFAAVTLFTGTRMPVRQLCDLAQRHGLTTVVDGALLPGLFDTDLRALGPDFVTCSGSKFQCGPLGTGLLYVRNKVHPEHNPLPLPTFWPVISTWYPMMGAPPPRTTTRVESYNMGDYLQSAGSASIARGAALAKACELWDRIGRDRIERHAVALGAHTRARIVERFGVESLYSPLTDDRLTAPLVAFNPFPDRADGWNITKFARLVDELESRHRIWTRWTEFDVAGSPHQYYAARICTHLYNTAEEVDLAVDAIADLVRELS comes from the coding sequence ATGCACGTCAGCGCGACCGACGACCCCGCGATCACGACGGCCTCCCGTACCGGCGGGCCGACCGCACCGGCCGACCCGCTGCGCACCGCCTCCTTCGCGGAGCTGCGGTCGCTGTTCGCGAGGGAGCCGGACGCGGTCCACCTCAACACCGGCACCATCGGCGTGATGCCGTACGAGGTGCTGGATGTCAACGACCGGGTGACCCGGGAGTGGAACGGCGGGCTGCGCAACGTCTACCCGCCCGGCATGTACCCCGAGCACCGCGCCGCCATCGGCCGGGCGTTCGGCGTCGACCAGGACGAGATGGTGATCTGCCACAACGCCACCGAGGGGGTGGCCCGGGTCATCAACGGGCTCGACCTGCACGAGGGCGACGAGGTCATCACCACCAGCCACGAGTGCTACTCGGTGCTGTCCAACTTCAACCTGCTGCGCAACCGGCACCGGATCACGCTCACCGTGCTGACCCCGCCGGTCGGGCCGGACGTCACCGCCGAGGAGATCGTCGACATGTTCGCCCGGGCGATCACGCCCCGGACGAAGGTGCTGGCGTTCGCCGCGGTCACGCTGTTCACCGGCACCCGGATGCCGGTGCGCCAGCTCTGCGACCTGGCCCAGCGGCACGGCCTGACCACGGTGGTCGACGGCGCGCTGCTGCCCGGCCTGTTCGACACCGACCTGCGCGCGCTCGGACCGGACTTCGTCACCTGCTCCGGCTCCAAGTTCCAGTGCGGACCGCTCGGAACCGGGCTGCTGTACGTCCGCAACAAGGTCCACCCCGAGCACAATCCGCTGCCGCTGCCCACGTTCTGGCCGGTCATCTCCACCTGGTACCCGATGATGGGCGCCCCGCCGCCGCGTACCACCACCCGGGTGGAGAGCTACAACATGGGCGACTACCTGCAGAGCGCCGGCAGCGCCAGCATCGCCCGGGGTGCCGCGCTGGCGAAGGCGTGCGAGCTGTGGGACCGGATCGGCCGGGACCGCATCGAGCGGCACGCGGTGGCGCTCGGCGCGCACACCCGCGCCCGGATCGTCGAGCGGTTCGGCGTCGAGTCCCTGTACTCGCCGCTCACCGACGACCGGCTGACCGCGCCGCTGGTCGCGTTCAACCCGTTCCCCGACCGGGCCGACGGCTGGAACATCACCAAGTTCGCCCGCCTCGTCGACGAGCTGGAGAGCCGGCACCGGATCTGGACGCGGTGGACCGAGTTCGACGTGGCCGGCTCACCCCACCAGTACTACGCCGCCCGGATCTGCACCCACCTCTACAACACCGCCGAGGAAGTCGACCTCGCCGTCGACGCCATCGCCGACCTGGTCCGGGAGCTGTCATGA
- a CDS encoding NHL repeat-containing protein: MSGSTIAPPVEVVRSLPGPAGYMCGLTWDGTWLWHSDQDAARIFAIDAADGAVRRWFAYPDVRADLGYADGKLCQIGGRPKRILLIDPATGQTIGSKPVRPSNGRVTGMETGPEGVWLCLRAPAVIQLRDFETMTVQREHPVVGSPSGLTYAEGHVLYAEFEDGLLHAVDAESGRLVATVRLPGHPTGLAWDGELVWYCDFADRRFKAVRLPDVLGG; the protein is encoded by the coding sequence GTGAGCGGCTCGACCATCGCACCGCCCGTCGAGGTGGTGCGCAGCCTGCCCGGCCCGGCCGGCTACATGTGCGGCCTGACCTGGGACGGCACCTGGCTCTGGCACTCCGACCAGGACGCCGCGCGGATATTCGCCATCGACGCGGCGGACGGCGCGGTACGCCGGTGGTTCGCGTACCCGGACGTGCGGGCTGACCTGGGGTACGCCGACGGGAAGCTGTGCCAGATCGGCGGCCGGCCGAAGCGGATCCTGCTGATCGACCCGGCCACCGGGCAGACCATCGGGTCGAAGCCGGTGCGGCCCTCCAACGGCCGGGTCACCGGGATGGAGACCGGTCCGGAGGGGGTGTGGCTCTGCCTGCGCGCGCCCGCGGTGATCCAGCTGCGGGACTTCGAGACCATGACGGTGCAGCGGGAACACCCGGTGGTGGGATCGCCCTCGGGCCTCACGTACGCCGAGGGGCATGTGCTCTACGCCGAGTTCGAGGACGGCCTGCTGCACGCGGTGGACGCGGAGTCGGGCCGGCTGGTCGCCACGGTGCGGTTGCCGGGGCATCCGACCGGGCTGGCCTGGGACGGCGAGCTGGTCTGGTACTGCGACTTCGCGGACCGGCGGTTCAAGGCGGTCCGGCTGCCGGACGTGCTCGGGGGATGA
- a CDS encoding ABC transporter substrate-binding protein: MTAAGTPTTAAQTSGGAGPRRGGTLTLVGAGDVDHLDPALAYHTVTRGIIRAYTRQLVTYPATRDHRRAGDLVPDLAVAADGPYDAEGRRYRFTLRDGLRWDLPNGPRPLTAADVVRGIKRLAHPMAPSPGLSYYLSTVDGLAEFRDDLLTLPRDLNVVAPYLEAAEVPGLRALDDRTLELTTRRPTPDFLNILALPFASPAPAEYLWFVPGSPELDQRIGSIGPYRITGYEPDRRITLERSRTWDPATDPVRAAHVDRIEVRQGLDEKTCHDMVIAGDADMMWDIQPLTERLPEMFATEDPRLEVCPAGLFSPYLVINVLSPNEGGALARREVREALQYAIDKTTVAEVWGGPRLNDIAEQILPPLCRAHRPFAPYAANDGAGDPERAGRLLAEAGYPDGLTLKLVYRDRDIHPETARVVRAAAARASITLDLVPAGITELFGTYLGRADGAREGRWDVALSGWEPDWHGNNARVYLQALFDSSGVSDNDDWGSNFGHYHNPVVNEHIDAALSCADETTANEHWRAAEREVLRDCAVVPILFAYQYWLRGHRVRNWLPYPVLNGDLTNLWLGEDRRPDR, from the coding sequence ATGACCGCAGCAGGCACGCCGACGACCGCCGCGCAGACCTCCGGCGGGGCCGGACCGCGTCGCGGCGGCACGCTCACCCTGGTCGGCGCGGGCGACGTCGACCACCTCGACCCGGCGCTGGCGTACCACACGGTCACCCGGGGGATCATCCGCGCGTACACCCGGCAGCTGGTCACCTACCCGGCGACCCGCGACCACCGGCGCGCGGGCGACCTGGTGCCGGACCTGGCGGTGGCGGCGGACGGGCCGTACGACGCCGAGGGCCGCCGCTACCGGTTCACGCTGCGCGACGGGCTGCGCTGGGACCTGCCCAACGGGCCCCGGCCGCTGACCGCCGCCGACGTGGTACGCGGCATCAAACGCCTGGCCCATCCGATGGCGCCCAGCCCCGGCCTGTCCTACTACCTGAGCACCGTCGACGGGCTCGCCGAGTTCCGCGACGACCTGCTCACGCTGCCCCGCGACCTCAACGTGGTGGCGCCCTACCTGGAGGCCGCCGAGGTGCCCGGTCTGCGGGCGCTCGACGATCGGACGCTGGAGCTGACCACCCGTCGCCCCACCCCGGACTTCCTCAACATCCTGGCGCTGCCGTTCGCCTCCCCGGCCCCGGCGGAGTACCTGTGGTTCGTGCCCGGCAGCCCCGAGCTGGACCAGCGGATCGGCTCCATCGGACCGTACCGGATCACCGGCTACGAGCCGGACCGGCGGATCACGCTGGAACGCAGCCGCACTTGGGACCCGGCCACCGACCCGGTCCGGGCCGCCCACGTGGACCGGATCGAGGTGCGGCAGGGGCTGGACGAGAAGACCTGCCACGACATGGTGATCGCCGGCGACGCCGACATGATGTGGGACATCCAGCCGCTGACCGAGCGGCTGCCGGAGATGTTCGCCACCGAGGACCCGCGGCTGGAGGTCTGCCCGGCCGGCCTGTTCAGCCCGTACCTGGTGATCAACGTGCTCAGCCCCAACGAGGGCGGCGCGCTGGCCCGGCGGGAGGTCCGGGAGGCGTTGCAGTACGCGATCGACAAGACCACAGTGGCCGAGGTCTGGGGCGGGCCGCGCCTCAACGACATCGCCGAGCAGATCCTGCCGCCGCTGTGCCGCGCGCACCGGCCGTTCGCCCCGTACGCCGCGAACGACGGTGCCGGTGACCCGGAGCGGGCCGGGCGGCTGCTCGCCGAGGCCGGCTACCCGGACGGGCTCACGTTGAAGCTGGTCTACCGGGACCGGGACATCCACCCGGAGACCGCGCGGGTCGTCCGGGCCGCCGCCGCCCGGGCCAGCATCACCCTCGACCTCGTCCCGGCCGGCATCACCGAGCTGTTCGGCACGTACCTCGGCCGGGCCGACGGGGCCCGCGAGGGCCGGTGGGACGTGGCGCTGTCCGGCTGGGAGCCGGACTGGCACGGCAACAACGCCCGCGTCTACCTTCAGGCCCTCTTCGACAGCTCCGGCGTCTCCGACAACGACGACTGGGGGTCGAACTTCGGCCACTACCACAACCCCGTCGTCAACGAGCATATCGACGCGGCGCTGAGCTGCGCCGACGAGACGACCGCGAACGAGCACTGGCGGGCCGCCGAGCGGGAGGTGCTGCGCGACTGCGCGGTGGTGCCGATCCTCTTCGCCTACCAGTACTGGCTGCGCGGGCACCGGGTGCGCAACTGGCTGCCGTACCCGGTGCTCAACGGCGACCTGACCAACCTGTGGCTGGGGGAGGACCGACGCCCGGACCGATGA
- a CDS encoding ABC transporter substrate-binding protein yields MNVAPYRPDTTVPRRPGGVLRVVAPTDAAPLDLSCAPASTAPFVRLHTRQLVTWQTARDVRDWQAVTPVPDLALEVPSTWNAGLGASHRSYVFHMRPGVRWDTPDRRPVTAHDVVRGFKRMCNPVRPSPSLAYFASTVRGLADFATAWAADATRRAGDAATLAAYQNAHEIPGVFALDDDTLVIELARPALDFVHMLALPAASAVPVEHDAFVPGSPGAAAHLRANGPYRVRRHRPGEWVELVRNPAWEPAADPYRRAEADRVELRLSDGAGRADDAPVEVPVAPAVGGLPAAGPVDGDGALGWALDPYLVLNLRDPVWADLRVRQAAALAVDKAAVAELYRRHRPGVPVRVAGSLIPPGNAGHDPADPRPTGDPARARDLLAAAGHADGPPLVLIHPQSGLGPEVAHACAADLTRAGLPTRAVGLADAAYTEALRAPATAGGWQLAVAARVPEWLEHNGRVFAQAMLQAGPVPGGANHGGYAAPEVDALIERALDAAEPWRADAAWQAAADRAVADVAVVPILHRAPVAAPRRPDRVDGLMPLPPQGYAVDLTAARPEVTG; encoded by the coding sequence ATGAACGTCGCCCCGTACCGGCCGGACACCACCGTCCCGCGCCGCCCCGGCGGCGTGCTGCGGGTGGTCGCGCCCACCGACGCCGCCCCGCTCGACCTCAGCTGCGCCCCCGCGTCGACGGCCCCGTTCGTCCGGCTGCACACCCGGCAACTCGTCACCTGGCAGACCGCCCGGGACGTCCGTGACTGGCAGGCCGTCACGCCGGTGCCCGACCTCGCCCTGGAGGTCCCCTCCACCTGGAACGCCGGGCTCGGCGCCAGTCACCGCAGCTACGTGTTCCACATGCGCCCCGGCGTGCGCTGGGACACCCCCGACCGGCGTCCGGTCACCGCGCACGACGTGGTCCGCGGCTTCAAACGGATGTGCAACCCGGTCCGGCCCTCGCCGTCGCTCGCGTACTTCGCGAGCACCGTGCGCGGCCTCGCCGACTTCGCCACCGCTTGGGCGGCGGATGCCACCCGGCGGGCCGGGGACGCGGCGACGCTGGCCGCGTACCAGAACGCGCACGAGATCCCCGGTGTCTTCGCGCTCGACGACGACACGCTCGTCATCGAGCTGGCCCGGCCGGCGCTGGACTTCGTGCACATGCTCGCGCTGCCCGCCGCCTCGGCGGTGCCCGTCGAGCATGACGCGTTCGTCCCCGGCAGCCCCGGGGCCGCGGCCCACCTGCGCGCCAACGGGCCGTACCGGGTGCGGCGGCACCGGCCCGGCGAATGGGTCGAGCTGGTTCGCAACCCGGCCTGGGAACCGGCCGCCGACCCGTACCGGCGGGCCGAGGCCGACCGGGTGGAGCTGCGCCTGAGCGACGGCGCCGGCCGCGCCGACGACGCACCGGTCGAGGTGCCGGTCGCGCCCGCCGTCGGCGGGCTGCCGGCCGCCGGGCCGGTCGACGGCGACGGCGCGCTCGGCTGGGCGCTCGACCCGTACCTCGTGCTCAACCTGCGCGACCCGGTCTGGGCCGACCTCCGGGTACGGCAGGCCGCGGCGCTCGCCGTGGACAAGGCCGCCGTGGCCGAGCTATACCGGCGGCACCGTCCCGGCGTGCCGGTACGGGTGGCGGGCTCGCTGATCCCGCCGGGCAACGCCGGGCACGACCCGGCCGATCCGCGCCCCACCGGTGATCCGGCGCGGGCCCGCGACCTGCTCGCCGCGGCGGGCCACGCCGACGGCCCGCCGCTGGTCCTGATCCACCCGCAGTCCGGCCTCGGGCCCGAGGTGGCGCACGCCTGCGCGGCCGACCTCACCCGGGCGGGCCTGCCGACCCGGGCGGTCGGGCTCGCCGACGCCGCGTACACCGAGGCGCTGCGCGCGCCCGCCACCGCCGGCGGCTGGCAGCTCGCCGTGGCGGCCCGCGTGCCCGAATGGCTGGAGCACAACGGGCGGGTCTTCGCGCAGGCGATGCTCCAGGCGGGCCCGGTGCCCGGCGGCGCCAACCACGGCGGCTACGCCGCGCCCGAGGTGGACGCGCTGATCGAGCGGGCGCTCGACGCGGCGGAGCCGTGGCGGGCCGACGCCGCCTGGCAGGCCGCCGCGGACCGCGCGGTCGCCGACGTGGCGGTGGTGCCGATCCTGCATCGGGCGCCGGTGGCCGCGCCCAGGCGACCGGACCGGGTCGACGGCCTGATGCCTTTGCCCCCGCAGGGATACGCCGTGGACCTGACCGCCGCCCGCCCGGAGGTGACCGGGTGA